The Flavobacterium jumunjinense genome includes a region encoding these proteins:
- a CDS encoding DUF3820 family protein, translating to MTNQEQLVKLAHAKMPFGKYKDKYLIDLPEFYVVWYSNKGFPKGQLGEQLQLVYELKLNGLEDLVRNIRRNFPKK from the coding sequence ATGACAAATCAAGAACAGCTTGTAAAACTGGCTCATGCTAAAATGCCTTTTGGGAAATATAAAGATAAGTATTTAATAGACTTACCAGAATTTTATGTTGTTTGGTATAGTAATAAAGGATTTCCTAAAGGACAGTTAGGCGAACAATTACAATTAGTTTATGAGCTAAAATTAAATGGATTGGAAGATTTAGTTAGAAATATTAGGCGAAATTTCCCAAAAAAATAG
- a CDS encoding OsmC family protein: protein MATSKITYLGELRTSSIHINSNSEIISDAPLDNNGKGEAFSPTDTVANALGSCMLTMMGIKARDLGVDFTGSTTEITKVMGVDPRRITEIHVVFNMNIKPEEKVKTILENTAKTCPVLYSLHPDIKKDITFNW from the coding sequence ATGGCAACATCAAAAATAACATATTTAGGAGAATTAAGAACTTCTTCTATACATATAAACTCAAACTCTGAAATTATCTCTGATGCTCCGTTAGATAATAATGGAAAAGGAGAAGCGTTTTCGCCAACTGATACAGTGGCTAATGCGTTAGGTAGTTGTATGCTTACAATGATGGGAATTAAGGCACGTGACTTAGGTGTTGATTTTACGGGTTCAACAACGGAAATAACGAAAGTAATGGGTGTTGATCCAAGGAGAATAACAGAAATTCATGTTGTTTTTAATATGAATATAAAACCTGAAGAAAAAGTGAAGACTATTTTAGAAAATACGGCTAAGACATGTCCTGTTTTGTATAGTTTGCATCCAGATATTAAAAAAGATATTACATTTAATTGGTAA
- the yihA gene encoding ribosome biogenesis GTP-binding protein YihA/YsxC: protein MKITNAEFIISNSDVSKCPNEPLPEYAFIGRSNVGKSSLINMLTNHKNLAKTSGRPGKTQLINHFKINLNWYLVDLPGYGYARVSKKTKEVFQKFITDYFETRQQLVCAFVLIDIRLEAQKIDLEFITYLGETEVPFCIVFTKADKIGKVKAQQNVAAYTKKLLANNWAEMPQYFITSSTDKTGKEEILTYIDEINQVVFKENNNFI from the coding sequence ATGAAAATAACAAACGCTGAGTTTATCATTAGTAATTCCGATGTTAGCAAATGTCCGAATGAACCCTTACCAGAATATGCTTTTATAGGAAGATCTAACGTTGGTAAATCTTCTCTTATTAACATGCTAACAAATCACAAGAACTTAGCTAAAACATCTGGAAGACCTGGTAAAACACAATTAATAAATCATTTCAAGATTAATCTAAACTGGTATCTTGTTGATTTACCTGGTTATGGATATGCACGAGTTTCTAAAAAGACCAAAGAGGTTTTTCAGAAATTTATAACAGATTATTTTGAAACTAGGCAACAATTAGTTTGTGCATTTGTACTAATTGACATTCGCCTAGAAGCTCAAAAAATAGACTTAGAATTCATTACTTATTTAGGAGAAACTGAAGTTCCTTTTTGCATTGTTTTCACTAAAGCAGATAAAATAGGAAAGGTTAAAGCACAACAAAATGTTGCAGCTTATACTAAAAAATTACTAGCTAATAATTGGGCAGAAATGCCTCAGTATTTCATTACTTCATCCACAGATAAAACAGGAAAAGAAGAAATACTTACTTATATTGACGAAATTAATCAGGTAGTTTTTAAAGAGAATAATAACTTTATTTAA